One window of Bactrocera tryoni isolate S06 chromosome 2, CSIRO_BtryS06_freeze2, whole genome shotgun sequence genomic DNA carries:
- the LOC120767386 gene encoding enolase, protein MPIKSIFARQIFDSRGNPTVEVDLCTELGLFRAAVPSGASTGVHEALELRDNDKNSYHGKAVTKAVDHVNKTLGPELLKANLEVTDQEGIDNFMLKLDGTENKSKFGANAILGISLAVCKAGAAKKGVPLYQHIADLAGNKDIILPVPAFNVINGGSHAGNKLAMQEFMILPTGATSFTEAMKIGSEVYHHLKKVIKDKFGLDATAVGDEGGFAPNIQSNKEALVLIQDAIAKGGYTGKVEIGMDVAASEFHKDGQYDLDFKNPNSDKSQWLSPEKLTNLYQEFIKEFPIVSIEDPFDQDHWDAWSTITANTQIQIVGDDLTVTNPKRIQTAVEKKACNCLLLKVNQIGTVTESIKAHLLAKSNGWGTMVSHRSGETEDTFIADLVVGLSTGQIKTGAPCRSERLAKYNQILRIEEELGAKAKYAGKTFRKPQ, encoded by the exons ATGCCTATCAAGTCAATCTTCGCTCGTCAAATCTTCGACTCGCGTGGTAACCCCACCGTCGAGGTTGATTTGTGCACTGAATTGGGTCTTTTCCGTGCCGCTGTACCCTCGGGTGCATCGACCGGTGTGCATGAAGCTCTTGAATTGCGCGATAACGATAAGAACAGCTATCATGGCAAGGCTGTGACCAAGGCTGTCGACCATGTAAACAAGACTTTGGGACCCGAATTGTTGAAGGCAAATCTTGAGGTCACCGATCAAGAAGGCATTGATAACTTCATGCTGAAATTGGACGGTACCGAGAACAAGTCGAAATTCGGTGCTAACGCCATTTTGGGTATCTCATTGGCTGTCTGCAAAGCTGGTGCTGCCAAGAAGGGTGTACCACTATACCAGCACATTGCTGATTTGGCTGGCAACAAGGACATTATTCTGCCAGTACCTGCATTCAATGTAATCAACGGTGGTAGCCATGCTGGCAACAAATTGGCCATGCAGGAATTCATGATTCTACCAACAGGCGCAACCAGCTTCACTGAAGCCATGAAAATCGGCTCTGAAGTCTACCATCACTTGAAGAAGGTCATCAAggataaattcggtttggatgCCACCGCTGTCGGTGATGAAGGTGGTTTCGCACCCAACATTCAATCCAACAAGGAAGCTTTGGTTTTGATCCAAGATGCCATCGCTAAGGGTGGTTACACCGGCAAG gTTGAAATTGGTATGGATGTTGCTGCTTCTGAATTCCACAAGGACGGTCAATACGACTTGGACTTCAAGAACCCCAACAGCGACAAGTCACAATGGTTGTCGCCTGAAAAGCTCACCAACTTGTACCAGGAATTCATCAAGGAGTTCCCCATCGTCTCCATTGAGGATCCCTTCGATCAGGATCATTGGGATGCCTGGTCAACCATTACTGCCAACACTCAAATCCAAATTGTTGGTGATGATTTGACTGTCACCAATCCCAAGCGTATCCAGACTGCCGTCGAAAAGAAGGCCTGCAACTGCTTGTTGTTGAAGGTCAACCAAATTGGTACCGTCACCGAATCCATCAAGGCTCATTTGTTGGCCAAGAGCAACGGCTGGGGCACCATGGTATCACATCGCTCCGGTGAAACCGAAGACACCTTCATTGCCGATCTCGTTGTTGGCTTGTCTACTGGTCAAATCAAGACTGGCGCACCATGCCGCTCCGAACGTTTGGCCAAATACAACCAAATTCTTCGCATCGAAGAAGAGTTGGGCGCCAAGGCGAAGTATGCCGGCAAAACATTCAGAAAGCCACAGTAA